Sequence from the Saccopteryx bilineata isolate mSacBil1 chromosome 6, mSacBil1_pri_phased_curated, whole genome shotgun sequence genome:
atatacaccaggggtccccaaactacggcccgtgggccacatgcggccccctgaggccatttatccagcccccaccgcacttacAGAAGGGCtacctttcattggtggtcagtgaaaggagtatagttcccattgaaatactggtcagtttgttgatttaaatttacttgttttttatttaaaatattgtatttgttcccgttctgttttgggttttttttttttactttaaaataagatatctgccgtgtgcatagggatttgttcatagttttctttatagtccggccatccaacgatctgagggacagtgaactggccccctatgtaaaaagtttggggacccctcatatacactatggaatattactgagccataagaaatgatgacatcggatcatttacaacaaaatggttggatctttataacattatacagagtgaaataagtaaataagaaaaagctaagaactgaatGATTTCATATaaaggtggaacataaaaacgagactaagagacatggacaagagtgggggGGAAGGCGGAGGggaaggagcacaaagaaaactagatagaaggtgacggaggacaatctgactttgggtgatgggtgtgcaacataattgaatgacaagataacctgaacatgttttctttgaacatatgtaccctgatttatttatgtcaccccattaaaattaataaaaatttaaaaaaagaaaaaaatgaattcagagacttattgtactttaaaagtgttgctcttacataaaatgcacacatttacatgtatttagtgttaaacatattgtatggctctcacggaattacattttaaaatatgtggcattcatggctctatcagctaaaaaggtttctgacccctgctataaacaATCCTAGTAGTGCTTGCCGGGCAGCGTTCTGAAGTCCAAACTCAAGACTTGTCTCAAGGCTGCAGTTTAATCTCTTAGCCATTTCCCCACACTCAGGCTCCACCTCTCACCACTGAATCAGAAGCTTTGCGTTTCAACAAACCTCCTGGGGGGCTCTGGTGCATGCTAGGGATCACAAAATATGAAGAAAGACCTGAAGACTCAGCTTCTAATATGAAAAAAACTACTCATACGATTTTGTCCAAAGATGACTTCTTGGTAGACTTGGGATTTTTTTtgcgggttttttttttcaatggatTGTCTATATTCTAACACTTCTCCATTTGAAGAACATGGCCTGGGTTTCATCTGCTAATAACATTTTGTACAGTAAAAGTCAAGATCCCGAGAGCTGGGAACAACCCTCCTCTTagagtggaaaggaagagaggatagAGCAATCAGGTATGTGTCCCAAATTTGATCTCTCCAGGTTAAGAAAGCAAGTGTATTAGATAATGGAGTTCTAGTCACCTCTTGGGCTGTGGTCTGGGGAGCACCTTCTGGGGGAAGTGTCACCTTATGTAGTTTTGTTTCAGGATTTTCCATTTGGTTTTGGTTGTTCTCCATTGCTCTCTAGTATTTGATACTTAACCGTTTAtctaaacaattttaaatttatttatttatgggagtggagggagagaagagagagagagagagagagagagattaactgATAGCTCCacctagttgtgcattgattgttttcATACGTGCTTTGAGCGGGGATGGGACTGGCAAATTCAGGCTCAAGTGGGTGCTGTTGGCATTCAGGGTCTACCCTCCCGCCACTGCACTGCCTCCAGTCGGGCTCTTTATCCAAATTTTATCTGCAAAATGTTTAGTCTGTTGAAAGCTGCTGTTATTTTTGCAACTAGACTCAAGATCTAAGGTTTAATTCTCTTGTCCTTTCCTTGGCTCATGTGTAGCATGAACAAGagttgaaaattatatgaaatgtttGGTTGAGAGATTGTCAAAGGACTTCACCACCGGGGATGCGTGTGAGGTAACTCTTGATGGAGGGCTGGAGCAaactcccccgccccccgcccagcTGCACATGGCACAGCTCTGCTTACTAACCCTTCCCCCCTTTGCCCAACAATCTTGCTTCTTTATAAAGGCGACGTGCCCAGGTGAAAACTAAATTGCATGGTGTTTCTTGCAGCTGGGTTAGCCATAGGACCACGGGAGATAAGCACAAGGCCTGTGGAAATTTCTGGGTTGGCTTTGCGTTTGTAATGCAAGTGCCATTCTGTCTCCCTCATGGTTTCTATCTCTTACTATCTGTAATTCAGACATGAGGCTGAAAGGGAAGCAGCCATCTTGCCACTTTGAGGACAAAAGATACTTACAAGGAGTGGTGGACCAAGTAAGGAGAAGAACGCAAGTTCTTGGGAGAGTTACATCAGCTCTGGACTAACTACCATAAACTCCCTTGTTGGCTCAAAACTGAACTCTGTTTTTTTAAGCTGCTCCAGCAAAGTTTCTCTATCATGCAGCCTGGCGCTCGAGCCGATGCCGAATGTGAGTCCATGACAGAAACAGCACAGACCAAAGTCAGCCAGCGAGGATCTGGAGGGCTCCGTCTGGACTGAGAAATTCACTCTAGGTCACAGCAGCCTGTGACCTTCCTGCCAAGCACCAGGGGGACTTCAGAGACCTGACAGGCAAGGTACAGCACCCAGCAGAGAGACAGGCATGAGGTCTGTGAATCCCATCTTTCTCCACAAATGACAGTGACACATAATGCATTCAACTCAAGGGGAGGACTTCAACTTAGGTGACTCTCTATGTTACCTAGGTAGAGAGACTGagctatcttttattttcttgctagaatgtgctttattattattattatttagaaaattaaatttaacagggtgacattggtcaagaGGACTGAGAACTCTTTAAAGGAAATCCTTACCGTGCGATTTTCAATGGGTGTACCACAAGAACTGTTAAAACGTTCAGTATGCAgtgcctgactatttagtcaggatcACTGACCGTTTTTCctttagatcagtgtttcccaaccttttttgtgccatgccccaccttaacctttctaaaatttttatgccccccctatgtaacatacataatttttaacattaaaaaattgatttgttcacttaataaacataaatgataggttctaggaagaaatcactatgaaattgttaacaaaacacagtaagtaaaatttcaaaacatataatgaaaaacagaaatttaaattccaaataattttaatatagatttttctatattaatttattattttaatttagtgtgatccttgcacttgatgcttgctgcacagagattttatattaggttccaatttggttagctttagtctcaagtctccacgttgtgttagatccagccgatttcttttttttaccagtaaatcatttacagcactaaatccacattcagctaaaaatgaagatggaaacagtagcaatagttttcttgcacatttggttgaatttgggtatttgatttctgtttcctcacaaagccatgccattgctcctttgatattaaataaagcttgaactgactcatcattttgcaattctgcgagttcttcttgatactgcatatttgatatatcagataaatccactaacattggctgcatcatccatgttgggaaatcaatttgttttaaatcagaaaatctttcttttaaatcagccgatagaatattcaaatgattgacaataacaagtaaagcggtatcagttacttcacatttttggagccaatgaaactgtttaaagattttgttgttaatatgtttctgacataactcaatattggtaatgaaaccaaatatctttgcttttgcatcgacaagagttttatttgttccttgaagttgcttatgtaatatatttaatttttcaaagatatcggctaaataactcacaaatgctttaccatctattgttaacagatacttcatttcaggtttgtcacttaaaaaatcactaagagtatcaaacagttccataaatcttttcaaacagtttcctttagatagccatcttacttcagtatgaagtaaaagtctcacgtggtcttcattttgttcttcacaaaatagcttgaaaagacgctcacatttggcactagctttaatagcattaacatactttattactgtatgtaatacttcattcagaacaggtgagatgtttttagctaccaagttttccctatgaataacacaatgcacaagaatcatttctggatttgcatctttcatcaattttaagcagccatttttcttgcccatcatattgggagcaccatctgcagcacaagatgttatatttttcattggtatatcattgacatctaagtagttttttagcttattatatatatctttggaggtagtggtgctttctaatcttttttttttctttcttttttttttcttttttttcattttttctgaagctggaaaaagggagagacagttagacagactcccacatgcgcccgaccaggatccacctggcacgcccaccaggggcgacgctctgcccaccagggggtgatgctctgcccatcctgggcgtcgccatgttgcgaccagagccactctagcacctggggcagaggccacagagccatccccagcgcccgggccatctttgctccaatggagccttggctgcgggaggggaagagagagacagagaggaaagcgcggcggaggcgtggagaagcaaatgggtgcttctcctttgtgccctggctgggaatcgaacccgggtcctccgcacgctagaccgacgctctaccgctgagccaaccggccagggcgctttctaatcttttacagagcaacatttcttcagcaaaatgtcctttatcaatatatcttatgtaagttatcaatactgcctcactgtctctcaaagttgattcatccattcgCAAGGAGAAttatcttgttttcagcttttcaataagttgtttttcaatatcctcactcatttcgtctattcttctgctaacagaattgttactgagtggcatagcttttacatctttgtcatctttttcaagaaccattttaagaaatgctgatgttgacagttttattaaattctctcctatagtgtgattttctccagttttagtgatgaataaagaaatttgataactagcctcaagaacacgattattatttgaagtatgagcagtaaatagagactttaatgttgttcttttttcaaattttttctttaaagttttaaagtaactcaaatctgaattaatataagcactatgttttgccttcaaatgcgcctcaagatgacctcgtttcattgattcgttggtcaagcattgctggcataaaagacaaaaaggaatccgctcatcatgaacagcgggtatgaacccaaattttaaatattcctccgaatattgatgagttttttttcttgcttgcaccactcattttactatgggctataagaaataaaaataagatcaattaaaaactaatattaaaatatgtgttaaaatatattcaatgtgacagagtaaacatttactaaaaattcatatttatttaaatgtatataacacatatactacactaccactgcaaatcaaaaggtatctatattttttccacttgacaaaattttctggaaagttatgcttctaaaattaaaattgtcatgcatgcactattatagccccaataatatttataaaatattattgctttctagccccgatgaaagaagtacttaataaagagtttaatattgataaaaataaaatcaaatacttaccaattgtatctatacaatatatatatgtatacttattaaatcaatgagcttttacaacagttttgactgacacttatttcaaattaacaccaactgaatgatgtgaaacactacagaagttgcgatgggccaattaggtgagaataactgcgttgtttagcgagtttttaaaatgtctagggttccccacggcagactgaatgctccgcggtgaacccaggatgaagtttacttcacccagttgatattttggtctcgtcaaacgaaattatacttaataattatttaccgcaattatttaagaattgcattttttgttaaatttggcaccgatatctagcattgcatttaaatggcccggagcgaaagagttaaagtcgtgtcgagtccattttcaaattgccccccttaactatcgaattaccccctgtggggcatgggccccatgttgggaaacaccgctttagattgtcaaattaaaaaatggtaacATCCAACACAGGAACAGCCATtgggtgtgaatgaatcaaaattgtactgaatatttttgtcagctaggcaaaaaaaatatattctagccatgctgcagaattttagtaattagtttatgagtgccatgaagtgaaaaaggttgaaaattctGCCTTAATAGATCATTTGGAcagttttaaatgattaaatactttgttatattttttttccctaaaagtaATGGATGGGAACTAGGAAAATTGTAAATATTAagattttacattttctctttctattttacaTGTCGCCTGTGTTTAATTTTGCCATATCGGATATCTGCAGTGAATTTCAAATTGTTCCACTAGGAGCAATTTACTTAAAGTTTTAAGGGACTCATTCCCATAAGCTCATTTGAATTGTTTTTCCTACAAAAGCAATGATTActtcaagagaaattaaaaatagaattttaattgtCCTAGCTCATTATCCTCTCTTACAAATCCTATACCAGAGATATGATggttaagaatatatatattccacaTAATATAGCAAGTGTGTtagttaataaaacataaaatataggaAATACAAGGAGATAGGATTTAAAATGCCCTAACAATAGAAGACTTTACTACATCATTCTTAGAACAAGACCAATCAAGTAGACAagatataaataaagagatagaagaaCAAAACAATATAATGAAGAAAGTAGATCTCCtggttatttagaaaatatactctttttttgcaaaataaagagaacataccactttattttattttatttttttgcagacaCACATGGATCAGTCACAAAAACTGATCAGAATAAAAAATCTTAGCAAACACCAGTGAGTTCTATAAAGTAGAAATACTACGAGGAACACTTTTGATCACAGTAAAATCAAAGCAGGACTACTTTATAAAAATGGTTCTTTTATCTGGAAATTTAATTACCTTCCATTAAACAACTCTTGTTGAAAAGGAATATACAAACGGAGACTTCAGACTTTCTTAAAGCTCACAGTAACGAAACTACTGAATGTCAGAAGCTATAGGATTGATTTAAAGTCGTGATCAGAGGAAAATGCTTtgtctcaaatatttttctttttttttaattttattttatttattcatttttagagaggagagagagagagagacagagcgagagagagaggagagagacagagagagaaggggggaggagctggaagcatcaactcccatatgtgccttgaccaggcaagcccagggtttcgcaccggcgacctcagcatttccgggtcaacactttatccactgcaccaccacaggtcaggctcaaatatttttcaataaaaataataaaataaaaataaattaaattctcaatgaaaaaaataaaataaagtaaatttaaaaagtacaagaatggaatacaaaaaataattcaatagagAATAGTAAAAACCTATGAACTAcctaattaataagtaaaaatcctggtttattaaagataataattagacaaattaataattaagttgtccaagaaaaaatagagagagaacaaataaaattttcaaaatgacaACAAGAAATGATCATTGAAatagaagtaattttttaaatttaaaatctctttgcaaataaatttgaaaacctgGATGAAATAAACCATCCCTAAGAGTAATACAGATGACCAATATTGTCCCCAATACAGAGAAgaagtttaaataaaacaattttcatagaagaaatagagaaaggtaTTAAGGAGCCATAAAACAGAGTAGGCACCAGGGCTAGATGGTTTTTTGTGAAACTTCTTCCAAACTCTCGAAACACAGACAGATCCAGTGCTCTTTAAATTGTTCCAGAGCTggtcctggctgtttggctcactGGGAGAGCGTTGGCatgggtgtggatgtcccaggtccaattcctagtcagggcacataggagaaacacccatctgcttctccaccctttcaccctttctcccccttctcccccttctctctctctctctctctctttctctctctctttctctctctctctctctctcttctactccctcAGCCATGGgtccattggttcaagtgtgttggcctcaagcactgagaatggctccatggcctctgcctcaagcactaaaaatagctcggatgCAAAGAAAAGGCTCCAGATGACCAGAGTATTGTTCTattgggggcttgctgggtggatcctggtaggggtgcatgtgggagtctgtctctctgcctcccctcctcccacttaataaaaaaattgtttcagagcatggaaaatgaagagaaattttCTTATTGCCTTTTCAAAGCAAATGTAACATTAATAACCTAAGCCCAATATTGACAGTATGAAAAGATAACTCTAAAGACCAATATCTTTCATGACTGTCAATACAAAAGTACTAAATAATACATTAGCAAATACACTCCAAAACCACATGAAGACTgtgatacatcataatcaagtaaaactcaaaatagaaatgaaaatactgCTTTCATATGAGGAAATCTACTAATATCATTCACTTATTAATACATTTGAGAAAGAACTATAAAACTATTCACAAAGATGATTTGTAAAAgcctttgacaaaattcaattgcCATTCATTagaaaaactccccaaaaaataGTGATTGGGGTATAGTTGCTTAATAtgattaaatacacacacacagtgattCACACCATATTCTCCTGTTGTCTAGTATCTCAGTTACTTAACAGGAAAACACTGAGGCTTAACCGGAAACAAAGCAAGCATGCCCATCCACTCCTGTTCAACATAATAATACAGTTTTTAGCCAAtgcaattagacaagagaaatCAATTAAGGgcataagaataaataaagaggTGATAAAGAACCGTGGTACATACATAAGATGGAATTCTATTTATCAATAAAAGGAAAGCTACTGACACAAGGAActtgaataattttcaaaatcattATGTTACATGAAGGAAGCCAGTCCCAAAAGAGACATGGTTTTACTTTCTCTAGATTCTCAGTGTCTGGTATAAAATCTTCCACCAGATTTGAACAAACACTCACTGCTAatgaatagatgaatagataTAAACTCCCAACACTTCAGAGAAGGGAACATGCCTCATTCTTCTGTTGTCTTAATCACAATGCATGGTACTTACCAAGCACCCTCCTTGTCTGCCTCTGCCCTGTAGATAAACGGGCAACACTGTTCTCAGGGCATTTCACCTGAGCCTCTCATCTCCTCACTGCTTCTCAAGAGCAGAACCTCTACTTTGCCTCATCTATGCAGCATGAACCCGAATGCTAGGGTAAGAATAATTGAGTGCATGGACACAGAaaataaccataaaaaagaaaaagacttttttCATGTTAATtctatatttacattttctttaaggTATGTGTGGCTCTTTGGTTAAATATGTGCTCCTAGAAGCTACTGATGCAACAGGATGTTAAATTCCAACCTCAGGATTCTGTCTGAAAGTCCAAAGATGAAAATGGACACCCCGTGCACCGTGTCCTGCAGAGAGAAACCAAACCTGGCTCACTGTGAGGGCTGTTTCTGAAGGAATCCTGAGCTGCTTCCTGTGCTGCTTCTCTTATCCTGGAGCCTGTGCTCACGTGTGCTAAATGTACAGTCTAATCTCACCTGTGTTTGGGGGAATAAAGGAGAGGTGTATGTGCTACTGGGGACAACTTGGTGTAGGGCATGGACAGGCCACTTTCAAGATAGTAGAGCAAGGGCACTTGGCGCGTGACCACCAGGACATGCTTGTAGCACATGGCAATGTGCTCTGTGAATTCCTAGGAAGAATGAGGGTAGAAGAACCCAGTGGTAAAGGGGCAGATTAACTACTGTTATCCATGTATTAAAGGGATGTGTTTTAACCAGGAAACCCACAAAGGTCTCAGAAACTTTGGTCACACATAATTTTTATCAGCACATCATGAATGAATCTGAGGTGAATGTGGTTTGAAGGGCAGAATTAAGAATGTGGTTCCAACTttcagaggaaaggaaaggagatgtCTTAGGATGTAGACCAAGCCAAGATCCAAAATCATCTTGAACttctattcaaaattaaaatttattactgTGTTCTTAAAAGAAGTAttagagattttttaaataaaagagattcCAGCCTTGCATAAATATGAAAGACTAGTACAATTTATTGTagtaacaataaacaaacaatacaagTGTCTGGGGCAGCCGTGTGCGGAGGGCCCGTCTAGCAGTAAGTGACCAAGGTGCGGGGTGATGGAGGTGCAGTGACAATAGTTAGTTTCACAAGAAAAGGGGAGAACTAGTTATTCAGTAAATTAGTTGCAATGAGGTAGGTCCAAGAGTTTCTACATTGAATCACTGTCTCTTTGCTCCTTTTGACGCGTCATTTAGTTGAGCGCTGAGCTATCAGTTTTCCAGAGAAATCTTTGTTCTTCAGTGCTCAGATGATAAGGAACCATTTGAGTCCTTCTGTAAAAATgtaattcaacaaatatacaTGCATCTAAAAAGAATGCTATCAGCAGCTCTACCTACAGATGACCTAATGCAAGCAACTGATTTCCCTAATTACGTGGGGAAAATGCTCAGTGTGAACCTAAAGGCAAAGGTGAGGAGTTGAAGCCACAGGTGAAGATGATGTGCCAATCTATAAAGTATCTAGAGGAGAAAGGGCTACTGGCGATATATAGAGAGCACTTGGGGTCATCATGCTCTGCTCTGTCTGTCTGAGAAAGAGTTCAGAAGGTAGGAGCATCTGTATGTTCTTCTCTGGAGTTTTACAAATTGAGATTGAGAAGGTATAGCCTCCCCCTGTTAAATCAATCAAACGTCTACAAATTGCCAGGAGTGAACTTTACAATGCTCCCTAGTCCTAATAgcctgagagacagaaacagagagctcTGACTTAGGGGCATGAGTTACATGGGGTACGGGCACCTGAAAATATGTAGGAAGTAGAGACAGATTTTCATTTATATTGCTTGGACATAAATGAGGAAAACAAGTTAGCAGCAATGTCCAATATTTTCATGAGTAAGTCAACTATCCCCTTCTTACTCTCAACTTCCTTTCTggcattttcctgccttaaaacATAGCGTCTCTTACTTTCCACCagttctctctccatttccacccttctcctttcctGCTCCCAGCGATCCTCCacctgtctgattgcctcctcatACTCCTCTCTTAAccgccttttctctctctccagctcAGCTCTGCATTGCTCTCGGATCACTAGGATCTGTCTCTGAATAAAGGCCTCGGCCCTTTCGTAATTCAGATTAGTGAAGAATGCTCCCCTGTTCTCCCTCACCGTGCGCTGGGCCAGTTCCagcagctctgccctctgggcctcCTGCTCTGCCCCTGTTGCCTTATTGTTGAACACACAGTGGCGACCCTGGAACTGTCCCACCAGCTCTCGAATGCATGCTGGCGCTTCATTTAAATAATCACGGAACTCCATGCCTTCCAAGTCATCTTTCCGGGTGAATAAGAGAATCATGAATCTTCTAGCATTGAGATCAAATATCGAGAGCACCTCCTTTATGGCCT
This genomic interval carries:
- the LOC136307986 gene encoding GTPase IMAP family member 4-like, which codes for MSFNLSEPRTSHGLETQDCRDSQLRLVLVGKTGAGKSATGNSILGKKEFHSSIAAKSITKVCEKGTSMWNGREIVVVDTPGIFDTEVPDADTKAEIARCILLTSPGPHVLLLVVPLGRYTEEDQKAIKEVLSIFDLNARRFMILLFTRKDDLEGMEFRDYLNEAPACIRELVGQFQGRHCVFNNKATGAEQEAQRAELLELAQRTVRENRGAFFTNLNYERAEAFIQRQILVIREQCRAELEREKRRLREEYEEAIRQVEDRWEQERRRVEMERELVESKRRYVLRQENARKEVESKKGIVDLLMKILDIAANLFSSFMSKQYK